In Leptospira ellinghausenii, the following proteins share a genomic window:
- a CDS encoding LIC13212 family protein: MMLRFSILLCYFLGMTAVFAEKPASATLKERDSQKQIDLQRKNGFGDNEIDTLHASIIENLRKMKKLQELGVDKTAAQYLAQTPQEHKELYKKDKDGKPYLEIKLPQGQSYIDWPTVFLYDGIAYIYPKEDFSDLDKIILAFRRVNADGTIHVKEMRRLINPSPRSESPEKDEKGEAKLDTNSDIRLEYFRSLTSDTIWPNDPVQTSEADIAMVLNDEKDPLPYDKQKHIMMSYKKMLRKIAKQTAFKLRSIELDQKQMITKILDYNTN; this comes from the coding sequence ATGATGCTACGATTTTCCATTCTTCTCTGCTACTTTTTAGGAATGACTGCAGTTTTTGCAGAAAAACCAGCTTCCGCCACTTTAAAGGAAAGGGACTCCCAGAAACAAATCGACTTACAAAGGAAAAATGGGTTTGGAGACAACGAAATTGATACCTTACATGCTAGTATCATCGAAAACCTCCGTAAGATGAAAAAATTACAAGAGTTAGGTGTCGATAAAACAGCAGCTCAATACTTAGCTCAAACTCCACAAGAACACAAAGAGTTATATAAAAAAGATAAAGATGGAAAACCGTATTTGGAAATCAAACTTCCACAAGGGCAATCCTACATCGATTGGCCTACTGTATTTTTATATGATGGAATTGCTTATATTTATCCCAAAGAGGATTTTAGCGATTTGGACAAAATCATTTTAGCATTCCGAAGAGTGAATGCAGATGGAACCATCCATGTCAAAGAAATGCGTCGCCTCATAAACCCTTCCCCAAGATCAGAAAGCCCTGAAAAAGATGAAAAGGGAGAAGCAAAACTAGATACCAATTCTGATATTCGATTGGAGTACTTTCGATCGTTAACTTCTGATACCATTTGGCCGAACGATCCTGTACAAACTTCAGAAGCTGACATCGCAATGGTGTTAAACGACGAAAAAGATCCACTCCCTTATGACAAACAAAAACATATCATGATGTCTTACAAAAAGATGTTACGTAAGATTGCAAAACAAACTGCTTTTAAATTACGTAGTATCGAATTGGATCAAAAACAAATGATCACAAAAATTTTGGATTATAACACTAACTAA
- a CDS encoding MFS transporter, whose protein sequence is MSQDKNPEAKKKKNREIFGWCMFDFANSSYTTVIISVVYCEIFTRLVVPAEVGSDNPFRIGNTLWAWALAASYLFVVATGPIFGAITDYSSKKKLFLFLSYVGCVVATFLLYYVEPGMIWLGMVLVAFSNFFFASGENFASSFLPFLGSKEDLGKISGYAWGIGYFGGIGSVALATTLGDYTLDNFDNLKLVGPYTAIFFLIAAIPTFLFLKEPHLPLGISHKVNYFKIGKDRVIQTLKDATHFKDLMIYLVSLFFTMAALAIVISFAFIYGSQEIHIEAEHKQAMFIFIQISAAIGALAFGVIQDSIGAKKTFNLTLVLWLMTCGLIYYVHDLTAFMNGVLGKNWTVQWVFVFISSLAGMGLGSTQSASRALVGIFSPESKSGEFFGMWGLSGKIAAALGLFLFGYIQTLVSLRNAFLVVAFFYFLSLLINLFVNEERGVEAANRFQEKT, encoded by the coding sequence ATGTCCCAAGACAAAAACCCGGAAGCCAAAAAGAAAAAAAACCGTGAAATTTTCGGATGGTGTATGTTTGATTTTGCGAACTCATCCTATACCACAGTCATCATCAGTGTCGTTTATTGTGAAATTTTCACAAGACTCGTCGTACCGGCAGAAGTTGGATCGGACAATCCGTTCCGTATCGGGAATACTCTCTGGGCATGGGCACTGGCAGCATCCTATTTATTTGTAGTTGCAACAGGTCCCATCTTTGGTGCCATCACAGACTATAGTTCTAAGAAAAAATTATTCCTTTTCCTAAGTTACGTTGGTTGTGTAGTTGCAACTTTTTTACTCTATTATGTAGAACCTGGAATGATTTGGCTTGGAATGGTGCTTGTGGCATTCTCCAATTTTTTCTTTGCTTCGGGCGAAAACTTTGCATCCAGTTTTTTACCCTTCCTTGGATCTAAAGAGGATCTAGGAAAAATATCCGGTTACGCATGGGGGATTGGTTACTTCGGTGGGATTGGATCTGTTGCCTTAGCGACCACACTCGGTGATTATACCTTAGATAATTTCGATAACTTAAAGTTAGTTGGTCCTTACACAGCAATTTTTTTCTTAATCGCAGCAATTCCAACATTTCTTTTTTTAAAAGAACCACACCTTCCACTTGGGATATCTCATAAGGTAAATTACTTTAAAATTGGGAAAGACCGAGTGATCCAAACTTTAAAAGATGCAACTCACTTCAAAGATTTAATGATCTATCTTGTTTCCTTGTTTTTTACAATGGCTGCACTTGCGATTGTCATTTCATTTGCCTTCATTTATGGATCCCAAGAAATTCATATCGAAGCAGAGCATAAACAAGCAATGTTTATTTTCATCCAAATTTCTGCCGCAATTGGTGCACTTGCGTTTGGTGTGATCCAAGATAGTATAGGTGCTAAAAAAACATTCAACCTTACTCTTGTTTTGTGGCTTATGACTTGCGGATTAATTTATTACGTTCATGATCTAACTGCATTTATGAATGGTGTGCTTGGAAAAAATTGGACGGTTCAATGGGTGTTTGTTTTTATTTCCTCTCTTGCGGGAATGGGACTTGGGTCCACACAATCAGCTTCAAGGGCACTTGTTGGTATCTTTAGTCCAGAATCAAAATCGGGAGAGTTTTTTGGGATGTGGGGACTTTCAGGAAAAATTGCAGCAGCACTCGGGCTCTTTTTATTCGGTTATATCCAAACATTGGTGAGTTTACGAAATGCCTTCTTGGTTGTTGCTTTCTTTTACTTTTTATCACTTCTCATTAACTTATTCGTAAATGAAGAACGAGGAGTCGAGGCGGCCAACCGTTTTCAAGAAAAAACATGA